The Mytilus trossulus isolate FHL-02 chromosome 3, PNRI_Mtr1.1.1.hap1, whole genome shotgun sequence genome contains a region encoding:
- the LOC134710057 gene encoding estrogen receptor-like isoform X2: MAERLNFPDEDYEDALTVLKGFSDNNFGIGAVIRILTDCGNNMSGDSIDKLSLKDDSLAGGYPGGYLLPHMMPSQLPSSTTSPHDGRMLTMLDGSLSFTNTHKLKHEIMSSGSGHNKLCQVCSDNASGFHYGVWSCEGCKAFFKRSIQGPVDYVCPATNSCTIDKHRRKSCQACRLRKCYEVGMNKGTQRKERKPSANSKLPTKRNRADSTDNIVNSTSGSPNPAKSPRRSETSAILDALSKADMPIVESYHNHNMPPSRTHLLNSLVKLAERELVQLINWAKNVPGYIDLSLSDQVHLIECCWMELLLLNCTFRSMSYNGKRLVFAPDFVLDRSHWEVMGMTEIFEQVSAVSENFIQYQLHKNESLLLQATVLVNAEVRRLTSCDKIHRMRQSILDAVVDTAQKYHPDNLRHVPSILLMLTHIRQAGTRAIAYFQKLKQEGTVTFSDLLKEMLDSQDYTEIKTENPTT; the protein is encoded by the exons ATGGCCGAAAGGTTAAACTTTCCTGATGAAGACTATGAAGATGCTCTCACAGTTTTAAAGGGATTTTCTGATAATAATTTTGGAATTGGTGCAGTTATAAGGATTTTAACTGATTGTGGAAATAATATGTCTGG gGATTCTATAGACAAACTGAGCCTGAAGGATGACAGCCTTGCGGGTGGTTATCCTGGGGGATATTTACTCCCTCATATGATGCCTAGTCAGCTTCCGTCCTCCACAACATCTCCACATGATGGTCGTATGTTAACGATGCTTGATGGCTCTTTATCATTCACCAATACTCACAAACTCAAGCATGAGATCATGTCTTCTG GTTCTGGTCACAACAAACTGTGCCAGGTCTGCAGTGATAACGCCTCAGGATTTCACTATGGAGTATGGTCTTGTGAAGGATGTAAAGCTTTCTTCAAACGCAGTATTCAGG GACCTGTAGATTATGTTTGTCCAGCTACCAATAGTTGTACTATAGACAAACACAGAAGGAAAAGTTGTCAAGCCTGCAGACTCAGGAAGTGCTACGAAGTAGGCATGAATAAAG GAACACAAAGAAAAGAAAGGAAGCCAAGTGCTAATAGTAAACTTCCAACAAAAAGAAATCGAGCAGATTCTACTGATAATATAGTCAACTCTACAAGTGGCAGTCCAAATCCAGCAAAA AGTCCAAGAAGGTCAGAGACATCAGCCATATTAGACGCACTATCCAAAGCAGACATGCCGATCGTAGAAAGTTATCATAATCATAATATGCCACCATCCAGAACACATTTGTTAAATTCTCTTGTTAAACTGGCAGAAAGGGAATTGGTCCAACTGATTAACTGGGCTAAAAATGTACCAG GTTATATTGATCTGTCTTTGAGTGATCAGGTCCATCTCATTGAGTGTTGTTGGATGGAGTTACTTTTACTCAACTGTACCTTCAGATCCATGAGTTATAATGGAAAGAGATTGGTGTTTGCTCCAGATTTTGTTCTTGACAG atccCACTGGGAAGTGATGGGtatgacagaaatatttgaacAAGTCAGTGCCGTGTCAGAAAACTTTATACAATATCAACTACACAAAAATGAGTCGCTACTGTTACAAGCTACAGTATTAGTCAATGCAG aagTCAGGCGACTAACAAGTTGTGATAAAATACATAGAATGAGACAGTCTATTCTAGACGCAGTGGTGGATACTGCACAGAAATACCACCCTGACAATCTACGACATGTTCCGTCAATTTTACTCATGTTAACGCATATCAGACAAGCAGGAACGAGGGCAATAGCCTACTTCCAAAAACTTAAACAAGAAGGTACCGTCACTTTCTCTGATCTGTTAAAGGAAATGTTAGACTCTCAAGACTACACtgaaatcaaaacagaaaatccAACAACATGA
- the LOC134710057 gene encoding estrogen receptor-like isoform X1: MPPPKKPKNGPITMEQFMERGDLSDDDRSRKESFSGESDVSVSGLSTRRPSVCSADGIDTFTNQAFSDDKSPGLKLLRDLILKKQEATKDCKDGLIPKSENNTLKNGMTENKCDNGALPPTPEEYEGLNSDKKDTCRSNSSGSPVLLSGEEKMSLSQTIQESISKNEKILNSIVVSSLMPTVPRPQGIHSMSGYLSPYLYSRSMTAVNPYLSNEPRDLSTKLHTHPRLTESLYGSDPVSAYGSGQYGQVSPERKEFLDSRKNLVGILTESRYGQNSVGLRIPSSIHERDAFSFYLNGFDSARDSIDKLSLKDDSLAGGYPGGYLLPHMMPSQLPSSTTSPHDGRMLTMLDGSLSFTNTHKLKHEIMSSGSGHNKLCQVCSDNASGFHYGVWSCEGCKAFFKRSIQGPVDYVCPATNSCTIDKHRRKSCQACRLRKCYEVGMNKGTQRKERKPSANSKLPTKRNRADSTDNIVNSTSGSPNPAKSPRRSETSAILDALSKADMPIVESYHNHNMPPSRTHLLNSLVKLAERELVQLINWAKNVPGYIDLSLSDQVHLIECCWMELLLLNCTFRSMSYNGKRLVFAPDFVLDRSHWEVMGMTEIFEQVSAVSENFIQYQLHKNESLLLQATVLVNAEVRRLTSCDKIHRMRQSILDAVVDTAQKYHPDNLRHVPSILLMLTHIRQAGTRAIAYFQKLKQEGTVTFSDLLKEMLDSQDYTEIKTENPTT, from the exons ATGCCGCCACctaaaaagccaaaaaatggcCCAATTACAATGGAACAGTTTATGGAGAGGGGTGATTTGAGTGACGATGATCGCTCTCGGAAAGAATCATTTTCGGGCGAATCAGATGTCAGCGTGTCGGGACTCTCCACTAGAAGACCGTCGGTTTGCAGTGCCGATGGAATCGATACCTTTACTAACCAAGCATTTTCAGACGACAAATCGCCAGGTCTCAAACTGCTACGAGATCTTATCTTAAAGAAACAGGAGGCAACAAAAGATTGTAAGGATGGACTAATACCAAAAAGTGAGAACAACACTTTAAAGAATGGAATGACTGAAAATAAATGTGATAATGGAGCTCTTCCTCCAACTCCGGAGGAATATGAAGGACTTAATTCTGACAAAAAGGATACATGTCGAAGTAATTCATCTGGAAGTCCCGTACTTCTTTCTGGAGAGGAAAAAATGTCTCTTTCACAAACTATACAAGAGAGTATCAGTAAAAACGAAAAGATTTTAAATAGTATAGTTGTTTCTTCATTAATGCCAACCGTTCCGAGGCCCCAAGGAATACATTCAATGTCTGGCTATCTTTCTCCATACTTGTATTCTCGTTCAATGACAGCCGTTAATCCGTATTTATCAAATGAACCTCGAGATTTGAGTACTAAGCTACATACACATCCCCGTTTGACTGAAAGTTTGTACGGAAGTGATCCTGTGTCGGCTTATGGATCTGGACAATATGGACAAGTCTCCCCAGAAAGAAAAGAATTTCTAGATTCCAGGAAAAATTTAGTTGGGATTTTAACAGAATCCCGTTATGGACAAAATTCAGTTGGTCTACGAATTCCTTCATCAATCCATGAGAGAgatgcattttctttttatttaaatggatTCGATTCCGCAAG gGATTCTATAGACAAACTGAGCCTGAAGGATGACAGCCTTGCGGGTGGTTATCCTGGGGGATATTTACTCCCTCATATGATGCCTAGTCAGCTTCCGTCCTCCACAACATCTCCACATGATGGTCGTATGTTAACGATGCTTGATGGCTCTTTATCATTCACCAATACTCACAAACTCAAGCATGAGATCATGTCTTCTG GTTCTGGTCACAACAAACTGTGCCAGGTCTGCAGTGATAACGCCTCAGGATTTCACTATGGAGTATGGTCTTGTGAAGGATGTAAAGCTTTCTTCAAACGCAGTATTCAGG GACCTGTAGATTATGTTTGTCCAGCTACCAATAGTTGTACTATAGACAAACACAGAAGGAAAAGTTGTCAAGCCTGCAGACTCAGGAAGTGCTACGAAGTAGGCATGAATAAAG GAACACAAAGAAAAGAAAGGAAGCCAAGTGCTAATAGTAAACTTCCAACAAAAAGAAATCGAGCAGATTCTACTGATAATATAGTCAACTCTACAAGTGGCAGTCCAAATCCAGCAAAA AGTCCAAGAAGGTCAGAGACATCAGCCATATTAGACGCACTATCCAAAGCAGACATGCCGATCGTAGAAAGTTATCATAATCATAATATGCCACCATCCAGAACACATTTGTTAAATTCTCTTGTTAAACTGGCAGAAAGGGAATTGGTCCAACTGATTAACTGGGCTAAAAATGTACCAG GTTATATTGATCTGTCTTTGAGTGATCAGGTCCATCTCATTGAGTGTTGTTGGATGGAGTTACTTTTACTCAACTGTACCTTCAGATCCATGAGTTATAATGGAAAGAGATTGGTGTTTGCTCCAGATTTTGTTCTTGACAG atccCACTGGGAAGTGATGGGtatgacagaaatatttgaacAAGTCAGTGCCGTGTCAGAAAACTTTATACAATATCAACTACACAAAAATGAGTCGCTACTGTTACAAGCTACAGTATTAGTCAATGCAG aagTCAGGCGACTAACAAGTTGTGATAAAATACATAGAATGAGACAGTCTATTCTAGACGCAGTGGTGGATACTGCACAGAAATACCACCCTGACAATCTACGACATGTTCCGTCAATTTTACTCATGTTAACGCATATCAGACAAGCAGGAACGAGGGCAATAGCCTACTTCCAAAAACTTAAACAAGAAGGTACCGTCACTTTCTCTGATCTGTTAAAGGAAATGTTAGACTCTCAAGACTACACtgaaatcaaaacagaaaatccAACAACATGA